GGGCGGTGCGCACCTACACCACCATGACCGTGGGCGACGGGCTGGTGAGCCAGATGCCGGCCCTGATCATCTCCACGGCCGCGGGCATCCTGGTGACCCGGGCCGGGAGCCAGTCGAACCTGGGCGAGGTCCTTCCCCGGCAGTTGGGGCAGGTGCCCGAGGCCCTGGGCGTGGCGGGCGGGGTGCTGCTGGTGCTGGGGGTGGTGCCCGGGCTGCCGTTCTTCCCGTTCGCGGTGTTGGCCGCGGTGCTGGGGGGCACGGCCTACAGCCTGAAGAGGGTGCGCGGGGCCGAGGCCCGTCGGAAGGAGGAGGCGGCGCGCCAGGAGGCGGAGAAGGTGCCGGCGGCCCCGCCCGGCCCGGAGGACGTGACCCCCCTGCTCCAGGTGGACGTGCTGGAGCTGGAGGTGGGGTACGGCCTGCTGCACCTGGTGGACGCGGCCCAGGGGGGGGACCTGCTGGAGCGGATCCGGTCGATCCGTCGGCAGATCGCCCTGGAAGCGGGCATCGTGGTGCCCCCGATCCGCATCCGCGACAACCTCCAGCTGCGGCCGGGGGAGTACATGATCCTGATCAAGGGGATCGAGGTCGCCCGGGCGGAGCTGAAGGAGGGGTACCTCCTGGCCATGAATCCGGGGCTGGGGGAAGAGGGGCTCGACGGCATCCCCACCAAGGAGCCGGCCTTCGGGCTCGACGCCCTGTGGATCCGGGATGAGCTGCGGGAGGAGGCCCAGATCAAGGGATACACGGTGGTGGACCACTCCACCGTCATCGCCACCCACCTGACCGAGATCATCAAGCAGAACGCCCACGAGCTGCTGGGGCGCCAGGAGACCCAGAACCTGTTGAACGTGGTCAAGGAGCAGGCCCCGGCCCTGGTGGAGGAGCTGGTGCCCGGGCTGCTGCCGCTGGGCGTGGTGCAGAAGGTGCTCCAGAACCTGCTGCGGGAGCGGGTGAGTATCCGCGACCTGCGCACCATCCTCGAGACCCTGGCCGACTACGCGCCGGTCACGAAGAACCCAGAGCCCCTCACCGAGTACGTCCGTGCTGCCCTGCGGCGGGCCATCACCAAGCAGTACCAGGACGCCGACGGAAAGCTCCCGGTCATCGCCCTGGACCACCGCCTCGAGGAGACCCTGCTCGCGGCGGTGCAGAGGACCGAGCACGGGTCGTTCCTGTCCCTGGAGCCGTCGGTGGCCCAGCAGGTGCTCACGGCGCTGGGCCGGGCGGCCGAGGCCGCCACCCTGGAGAACCTGGTGCCGGTGGTGCTGACCTCGCCGGCCCTGAGGCTGCCGCTGCGGAAGCTCACCGAGCGGGTGCTGCCGAGCCTGGTGGTGCTGAGCCACAACGAGGTGGAGGGCCCGATCCGAACGATCCGGATGGTGAGCCTTGAAAGTTAGGAAGTTCCAGGCCGTGGACATGGCCGAGGCCCTCCGCAAGATCAAGGAGGAGCTCGGGCCGGACGCCGTGATCCTGTCGACCCGGCAGGTCAAGCCGGGCAAGGGGGTGTTCGGCCTGCTGGGCCGCCCGATCCTCGAGGTGACGGCCGCGGCAGACCTGGACGGCCTGGCGCGCAAGGCCGCGCCGCCCGGCGCGCTGGGCCGCGCCGCCTCCCCCCGACCGGAGCCCGCCCGCCCGGGCGGTGCCGACTCGGGGGCGATCCTGGCCCTCCAGGCCGACATCGACAGCCTCAGGGAGGAGCTCGACCTCCTGGCCCGTCGGCCCCGCCGCACGCCCGTGGACGGGGTGGCCTCCGAGGTGCGGGGCCTGGTGGCCAAGGTGGAGCGGTTGCTGGAGGAGACGGCCCGGTTCGAGCGGCTGCGCCTGGCCCCGGGGCTGCGCCGGCTCCACGACCACCTGGAGGCGATCGACGTGGACCCGGCCCTGGCGGCACGGGTGCTGGGGTTCCTCCAGCAAAAGGTGGACCAGGGCGCGGTGGCGGCCGGCCGCGAGGTGGCCGCGTTCCGGGAGCTGGTGTCCCGCACGGTGCGGGTGTCGGGCCCGTTGCGTCCCGGCGACGGCCGGCCCCGGGTGGCGGTGTTCGTGGGCCCCACCGGGGTGGGCAAGACCACCACCGTGGCCAAGCTGGCGGCCCGGTTCGCCCTGCAGGACGGCCGCCGGGTGGGCCTGCTGACCGTGGACACCTTTCGGATCGCGGCGGTGGAGCAGCTCAAGACCTACGCCAACATCATGGGCGTGCCGCTGCGGGTGGCCCTGGACCGGGGGTCGTTCTTGGACGCGGTCGAGGGATTTTCGGACCGGGATCTGGTGCTCGTGGACACCGCGGGCCAGAGCCCCCGGGACGAGGAGAGCCTTGTCGAGCTGCTGGAGCTCCTTCCGCCCGGCGTGGAGACCGAGGTGTACCTGGTGTTGGCGGTGACGACCCGGGGCCGGGACCTGGAGCGGATCCTGCGCCACTACGCGCTGCTCGAGCCGGCCCGGCTCCTGCTCACCAAGCTGGACGAGACCGACTGCCACGGGCCGCTCCTGGGGCTGCCGCTGGTCTCCCGGCTGCCCCTGAGTTACCTGACCACGGGCCAGAACGTGCCCGATGACATCGAGGAGGCCACGCCCGCGGGCGTGGCGGCGTACCTGGTGCGGGGGCTGGAGGGGGCGTCGTGAGGGACCAGGCGCAACGGCTCCGGCAGATGGCCACCGAGCGGGCCGGCCCCGCCCCCACGGACGGCGCCCGGGTCCTGGCCGTGACCAGCGGAAAGGGGGGGGTCGGGAAGACGAGCCTGGTGGCCAACCTGGCCGTGTCGCTGTCGGGCCGAGGCCGTTCGGTCACCGTGCTGGACGCGGACTTCGGGCTGGCCAACCTGGACATCCTGCTGAACCTGAACCCCTCCCGGAACCTGGGGCACCTGCTGCGGGGCGAGGCCCCGGCCGAGGAGATCCCGGTGGAGGTGGTGCCGGGGTTTCGGGTCATTCCCGGGGCCTCGGGGGTGGGGGAGATGGCCGACCTGGACCCGGCCCAACGGGCGAGGCTGGTGCACGAGGCGGGCCGCCTGGCCGCGGGCGCGGAGTTCTTTCTGATCGACACGGCGGCCGGCATCGGCCGAAACGTGGTGGACCTGTGCGCGGCGGCAGGGGAGGTGTGGGTGGTGACCAACGCCGAGCCCACGGCGCTCACCGACGCCTACGGGTTGATCAAGGTGCTGTGGAGCCGGGATCCAGACGCCCGGGTGGCCGTGGTGGTGAACGGCGTGGCCGACGAGGCGTCGGCCCGGGCGATCCACGACCGGCTCGACCGGGTGGTCCAGCGGTTCCTGGGCCGGAGGGTGGGCTGGGCCGGGTTCGTGGTCCACGACGACCACGTGCGACGGGCCGCCCTGCGCCAGGTGGCGTTCGTGACGGCGTACCCGCGGTGCCCCGCGTCCCGGTGCGTGGCGGCCCTGGCCGACAGGCTGCTGGGACGAGACGGGGGCGCGGCGGGCGGGGTGACCCGGTTCTGGCAGCGGCTCGCGGCCGGGGGGGCGCGATGATCGCCGGGCGGCTCTGGCCGGGCCGCGGTGGGTTCGCCCTGGTCTTGGCCGTCTCGGCCGTGCTGGGGGCGGCCGTGCCGAGCCGGGCGGTGGTGCTCGCCCGGGTGGAACCGGGCTGGAGCCCGTTCCTGCGAGCCGGCCCGCCCCCGGGCCGGGAGGCCCTGTGGGCCGAGGCGGGCCGCACCCTGGCGGAGGATCCGGCGCGGGTGGCCCGGGTGGTGGGGAAGGCGGCCGCGGCAGCCGGGGCTCCGGCGCAGTTGCGGGGGCTGTGGGCCGACGCCCTGTACCTGGCCGGACGCGACACCCTGTGGCAGGCGGAGCGGGTGTACCGGACTCTCGTGAAGGAGGAGCTGGACGCCGAGCAGACCGCGTGGTGCTGGTTTCAGTTGGGGAACGTGCAACGAATCCAGGGGTTTCCGGAGGCGGCGGCCGTGTCCTACGAGCAGGCGGTCCCCGGCAGTCGCGAGCCGTGGCAGCGGGCCCTGCGGTTCGACCGGGCCGCCCTGGCGCTGGAGGCGGGCCGGATCCCCGAGGCGGTCGCGGCCTGGAGGGCCTGGGTCCGTGCGTACCCCCGGGCGCCCGGCCGGGTGGTGGGGCTGTACCTGTGGGGGGAGAGCCTGTGGCGGGCGGGAGCCGAGGCCGAGGCCGTGGAGCGGTTCCGGCAGGCCCGCAGGCTCGACCCGGACGGGTGGCGGGTCCGGACCGAGACGGCCCGGGCGATGGCCGAGGCGTTCGAGGCGGCGGGTGACGTGGATGCCGCGGCGGACGTCCTGGAGGCGGTGGCCCGCCTACACCCCGGCACGGCCGATGGGGCGGAGGCGCTCCTGGCCGTGGGGGCCCTGTGGACCAAGGAAGGGCGGGTGGAGCGGGCGGCGGCCGCCTACGCCCGCCTGCTGGACGGCCCGGCCCCGGCCGAGGCGGCCCGGGAGGCCCGGCTTCGGCTGGCCCTGCTGGGGGTTCGGTTCGCCGAGCGGGTGGAGCTGACCGAACCGTACCCCGCGTACCGGTGGTTCTACCGGCCGCGGCCGGTGTTGGAGGATCTGGCCGGGGGACGGGACCCCCTGGCGGCCCAGCGGGCTCTGGAGGGGTTGGCCGAGCTGGCCCGGTCCGATGGGGATGCCCAAGCAGCCCTGGGGTTCCTGGAGCGGGTGTTCCGGGACTACCCCGAGAGCCCCGAGTCCGGCCGGGCCTACGAGGCGTTCGTGTCGTTGCTGGAGGCCCGGGTGGCGGAGCTGGTCCGGGACGGGGATCCGGCGGCCGGACTGCTGCTGTTCGAGCGGTTTCGCGGGTCCGCCGGGTGGGTGGCCACCCGGGACCTCGGCGCCCTGGTCTGGGAGGCGGCCCGGGCGGCCGAGGCGTTGGGGGCGTGGGATCGGGCGCTGGAGCTCTACGGCGAGGTCAAGGCCATGGGAAGCCGGGCCGTGCCCGCCCGGCGGGCCGAGGCGGCGGCCCTGCGCCTCCGGGCCCGCGAGGGGGACCCGGACGCGGTGGCCCGTTGGGCCGCGGAGCGGCCGCGGGACTGGCGGGCCCAGCTGGCCCTGGCCCGGGTGCGGGCGGACGAGGGGGATCGGTCCGGAGCCCTGGAAGCGTTCCGGCGGGCCTTGGCCCGGGCCCCGGACGACGCCGCCCGCTACGCGGTGCGGATCGAAATGGACCGGGTGGGGCGGGGCGAGGCCCGAACCCAGGATCTGTTCCGGGCCTGGAAGGCCCGCCGGGAGCTGTGGCAGAAGTTGGCGGCCGAGGGGGGGCGCGACCTGCCCGCCCCGAGCCCGGTGGCGGGGGGGCGGTTGGCCTTCGCCCTGGGCCGGTACGGCGAGGCCCTGAGCCTGCTGCCGGCGAAGGGGGGCGAGCCGGTGGACCGGCTGTTCCGGTCGGTGTCGGCCCTGCGGACCGGGGACGGCTCCGGGGCCCGGGCCGCGTGGGTCGACCTGGCCGAGACCGAGGACCCGGTGGCGTCCGGGGCGGCCCGGGCGCTGGCCGGGGCCGAAGCGCTTCTGACCCGGGAGGGGAAGCCGTGACCGCGGTGCCGGAGGAGCTCCGGGAAGCGATGCTGCGGTTCCAGGAGGCCACCGAGCGGCTCCAGGGGTCGTACGCCAGGCTCCAGGACGAGGTGCGGGAGCTCCGCAGGCGGCTGGAGGCGAAGGACCGGGAGCTGGACCGCTCCCTGGCGGAGAGGGCCCGTCTCACCAACTACCTGGAGCACCTGCTGGAGAGCGTGCCCAGCGGGGTGGTGGCCGTGGACCCCGAGGGCCGGATCTCGACCCTGAACCGGGCCGCCCAGGAGATCACGGGGTTCGGGCCGGAGGCCGTGGGGAAGCCGTTCTCCCACGTGTTCCGGTTCGAGGAGCCGGCCGAGGCCGATCTCGACGCCCTGGAGGCGGTGTCCCGGCCGGTCGTCACCCTGCACCGGAGCGACGGTCGCCGGGTGCTGCTGGGGCTTCGGGTGTCGCCGTTCCGCGGGGAGGCCGGGGAGGTGCTGGGGCGGGTGGTGGTGTTCCAAGACGTGACCCGCCTGCGTCGGCTCGAGGAGCAGGAGGAGCGGAACCGACGGCTGGTGGCCATGGGCCAGATGGCCGCCGGCATCGCCCACGAGATCCGGAACCCCCTGGGCAGCCTGGAGCTGTTCGCCCACCACCTGGTGGAGGAGCTGCGGGGCACGGCCCACGAGGACCTGGCCGGCCAGGTGCTCAAGGGACTCCAGAACCTCTCCCGGATCACGGGGAACCTGCTTCTCTTCGCGCGGCAGGTGGAGCCGCGGTGCCAGACGGTGGACCTGAGGGAGGTGGTCGCCGAGGCGGCCCTCTACGCCCGGTCGGCGATCCGGGCCAAGGGCGCGCGCCTGGAGGAGGACCTCCGGCCGGCGCCGGTCCTGGCGGACCCGGATCTGGTCCGCCAGGCCCTGCTGAACGTGCTCCTGAACGCGGCCCAGGCCGTGGACTCGGGGGGGCGGGTACGGGTGGAGTGCGCTCCGGTGGACTCCGAGGAGCCCCCGGCGGTCCGGGTGGCCGTGTGGGACGACGGGCCGGGCGTGCCGGAGGCGGAGCGGGAGCGGATCTTCGACCCGTTCTACACCACCCGGGCCCGGGGGGTGGGGCTGGGGCTCGCCATCGTGCAGCGGATCGTGGCGGCCCACGGCGGCTGGGTGGCGGTGGACGGCTCCCCCTGGGGAGGGGCCCGGTTCACCCTGTCGTTCCCGGCGGAACGGCCGGGAGCCACGCCCCCCGAACCATGAGACGGGGGCCCAGGGGCGGGCTTGTGCCTGGAGTATTCGGGGAGCGAAGAGGTTTTTTGCCTCCCAGCTTTCCAGCTTCCTAGCCTCCGAACGGAGACTCCTCGGTGAGCGACGCGAGACATCTACTGGTGGTGGATGACGATCCGGACATGCGCCTGGCCCTGGAGCTCACCCTGCGCAAGGCCGGGTACCGGTGCACCCTGGCCGCGGACGGGCAGGAGGCGCTGGATCTGCTGCGGCGCCAGGGGTTCGATCTGGTGGTGACGGATTTGCGCATGCCCCGGGTGGGGGGGATCGAGCTGCTGGAGCGGATGAGCGCGGCCGCGCCCCACACCCCGGCGCTGGTGATCACGGCCCACGGCTCCGTGGACGCGGCCGTGGAGAGCATGAAGCGGGGTGCGGTGGACTTCCTGCAGAAGCCGTTCGGCCCAGACGTGCTGCTGGCCAAGGTGTCGGCGGTGCTGGGGCGGCCGGCGGCCCCCAGGCGGGGCAGGCCCCGGACGCCGTTCGTGGCCGAGGATCCGGCCATGGAGCGGGTGCTGAGCCTGGTGGAGGCGGCCGCAGCCACCCGGGCCACCGTGCTGATCACCGGCGAGAGCGGCACGGGGAAGGAGGTGGTGGCCCGCAGGATCCACGAGCTCTCCCCGTGGGCCGAGGGGCCGTTCGTGGGGGTGAACTGCGCCGCGATCCCGGCCAACCTCATGGAGAGCGAGCTGTTCGGCCACGAGAAGGGCGCGTTCACCGGGGCCACCGAGGCCCGGCCCGGCCGGTTCGAGCAGGCCCAGGGCGGGACCCTGCTGCTGGACGAGGTGAGCGAGATGGAGCCGGCGCTCCAGGCCAAGCTCCTGCGGGTGCTCCAGGAGCGGGAGGTGGAGCGGGTGGGGGGGCGCAAGACGATCCCTTTGGAGCTGCGGGTGGTGGCCACCACCAACCGGGACCTGCCCGAGGAGGTGCGCCGGGGCCGGTTCCGGGAGGACCTGTACTACCGGCTCCAGGTGATCCCGATCCAGGTGCCGCCCCTGCGGAGCCGTCGTCGGGACATCCTGCCCCTGGCCAGACATTTCCTGGCCGCCGCCTGCCGGGCGTACGGGTTGGAGGAGGCCACCCTCACGGCGGCCGCGGAGAAGGCCCTGCTGGCCCACGACTGGCCGGGCAACGTACGGGAGCTGCAGAACGCGGTGGAGCGGGCGGCCGTGATCTGCCGGGGTGGGCCGGTGGGGCCGGAGCACCTGTTCCTGGAGGAGGCCGCGGTCCGACCGGACGGCGGGATCCGGGTCGACGGCACCCTGGACGAGATGGAGCGGAAGATCATCCTCGCCGCGTACGCCCAGCACGGCCACAACAAGAAGGCCACGGCCCGGGCCCTGGGCATCAATGTGAAGACCCTGCGGGCCAAGCTCCGGGCCTACGGGGTGGAGGGGGCGGAGCCGGGGGGAGAGGGCTGAACCCTCCGGGGGGAGAAACCGGACCCGTGGGCGTGGCGGGCGCGGTGCGCAGGGGGCGCGTTTCGGGGGCTCGGAACCGGCTTCCGGCCGGAAGGGGGTCGGTGGCCCCGTCCTTGCAGGGCTTCGAGCCCGCGGGCATCGGAGGAATCGAGCGACGCGGAGGAGACGAGGTGGGTTTTCTTCGGGCGATGGACGGGGTGGTGGGGCCGCTGGTGGAGGAGCTGCGCTACCGTCAGCGCAGGCAGGCGATGCTGGCCGCCAACGTGGCCAACGCGGACACGCCGGGATACCGGGCCCTGGACGTGCGGTTCGACCGGGCCATGGCCCGCCACGGGCTGCGGCTGGCCACCACCCATCCGCGCCATCTCGGCGGCGCCCGGGCTTCCGGCCGGCAGACGGTGGTGGCGGCGAGGGGGACGCCCCGGCGGGACGGAAACGACGTGGACATCGACCGGGAGATGGCGAAGATCGCGCAGAACCAGATCGAGTACCAGTTCCTGACGCGGATGCTCGGCAGCCGGTTCCGCAAGCTCAAGGAAGCGATCACAGGGAGGCCGACGCCATGAACGGATGGTTCCGGGTGATGGACGTGTCCGCCTCGGCCCTGGCGGCCCAGAGGGCCCGCATGGAGGCCGTGGCGTCGAACCTGGCCAACGCCGAGACCACCCGCACCCCCGAGGGGGGGCCGTACCGGCGGCGGGACGTGGTGTTCGAGGCCACCCCGGTGGCCGGAACCTTCGACGACGTGTTGGCCGGGGCCGTGCGGGGGGTTCGGGTGGTGGACGTGGCGGTGGACCAGAGCCCGCCGCGGCTGCGTTACGAGCCGGGCCACCCCGACGCCGACGCCCAGGGGTTCGTGGCCTACCCCAACGTGGAGGTGCCGGTGGAGATGGTGAACCTGCTGAGCGCGGCCCGGTCGTACGAGGCGAACGTCACCGCGATCGAGGCCACCAAGAACATGCTGTTGCGGGCCCTGGAGATCTGACGAACGGCCCGGAAGGGAGATGGCCATGGTGAAGGAGATCGCAGGGGTCGGCATGCCCCAGGCCGCCGAGTCCAAGGCCGCGACCGGAGCCAAGCCGGCCAAGGACTTCGGCGAGTTCCTGGCCGAGAGCCTGGAGAAGGTCGACACCCTCCAGCAGGAGGCGGACGCGGCCGTGACCCGGGCCGCCCAGGGCGAGGGCGACATCCAGGAGGCCATGGTGGCCGTGGAAAAGGCCGACGTGGCGTTCAAGCTCATGATGGAGGTGCGCCAGAAAATCCTGGACGCGTACCAGGAGATCATGCGGATGCAGGTGTGACCGGCCACGGGCGCGCAATTGCCACTGGAAATTCGGCCGCAGAACCCGGAAACTAAGGGAGAGAAAGCCGAACCGAACCCAGGAATCCGGATGAGAGCCTAGTCCATGGCCTTTTGGGACGCCGGCCTGGCCCAAGCGCGGGAGCTGTGGGGCAGGCTCACCGCAACCCAGCGGCTCACCCTGGTGGGGGTGACCGCTGCCCTCCTGGCCGGCCTCGCAGCCTTGATGCTGTGGGCCGGTACGCCCGAGTACACCCTCCTGTTCAGCCGCCTCACCCCCGAAGACGCCTACCAGGTCGTGGAGAAGCTGAAGGCCGAGGGAGTCCCCTACCGTCTCGAGTCGGGGGGCACGGCCGTGTTCGTGCCCGCGGACCGGGTGTACGAGATCCGGCTCCAGTTGGCCGGCGAGGGGATCCCCCAGGGGGGGCTGGTGGGGTACGAGATCTTCGATCGGTCGAGCTTCGGCATGACCGACTTCGCCCAGCGGGTCAACTACGCCCGGGCGCTGGAGGGAGAGCTGACGCGCACCATCCGGCACATGGAGGGGGTGCAGGGGGCCCGGGTCCACCTGGTGCTGCCCGAGAAGAAGCTGTTCGAGACCGAGAAGGAGCCGGCTTCGGCGTCGGTGGTGCTCCAGCTGGCTCCCGGCCGGGCCCTCACCGCCAAGCAGGTGCGCGGCGTGGTGTACCTGGTGTCGTCGAGCGTGGAGGGGCTGTCGCCCGAGCGGGTCACCGTGGTGGACACCCGGGGCAACGTGCTGTACCGGCAGGAGGGCGACGAGCCCGGGTTCCTGGCCGCCAGCCAGCTGGAGTACAAGCGGGCGTTCGAAAAGGACATGGAGCGCCGGGTCCGGGACCTGCTGGAGCGGGTGATGGGCGCGGGCAGCGCGGTGGTCCAGGTGGCGGCCGAGTTTGACTTCTCCCGGGTGGAGGAGACGGCCGAGACCTACGATCCCGAGGGCGTGGCGGTCCGGAGCGAGGAGCGGGTGAGCGAGACCACCACGGGCCCGACCGGCCCGGCCGGGGTGCCGGGGGTGGCGTCCAACGTGGGGCAGGGGCCCACGGCGCAGGCGGGGGGCAAGGGGGGCGGGTCGAGCCGGGAGACCGAGACGGTCAACTACGAGGTCTCCAAGCGGGTCACCCGGATGGAGAAGGGGCCCGGCACCCTGAAGCGTCTGTCGGTGGCGGTGGCCGTGGACGGCACGTACCGGGAGGGGGAGAACGGGCGGGAGTTCGTGCCCCGGTCGGACGAGGAGCTGGCCCGGCTCAAGGCGCTGGTGGAGAAGGCGGTCGGGGCTGACCCCCAGCGGGGGGACGCGGTCGAGGTGACCAGCATCCCGTTCCAGCCGGGGGAGGTGGAGGTGGCCCGGGCCGGCCCGTGGTGGACCTCGCCCGAGCTCCTTCCGTACGTGCGCTACGGACTGATCCTCGTGCTGGCCGTGCTGGTGGTGTTCGGGGTGCTCAAGCCGTTGGTGCGGTGGCTCACCCGCGCGCCCGAGGCCCCCGAGATCACCGAGCCGCTCACCGTGGCCGAGATGGAGAAGCGGCTCGAAGAGGAGGCCGAGGAGGAGGTTCGTATCGAGGAGGAGGCCCCGACGGAAACGGTGCGCCGCGAGCTGCTGAAACAGCGCCTGTTGGAGATGATCCGACGGGAGCCCGATGTGGCGGCCCAGCTGATCCGAAGCTGGCTGACGGAGGACTGAGCGTTGGCACAGGACGTCCAAGAGATCCCGGGGCTCCGCAAGGCGGCGATCCTCCTGGTGGCCCTGGGGGAGGAGGCCTCGGAGGCCCTGTTCCCGCACCTGCGGGACGAAGAGATCCAGGAGATCACCCGGGAGGTGGCCGTGCTCGAGAAGGCCAGCCCGGAAGAGGCCGAGGCGGTGATCGAGGAGTTCCACACCCTGGCCCTGGCCCGATCCTACGTGCTCCAGGGGGGGGTGGAGTTCGCCAAGAAGATCCTGCGCAAGAGCCTGCCCCCCGAGAGGTGCCGAGAGATCCTGGACCGGCTGGTGAAGTATCTGGACCAGGGCCCCGGGTTCCAGAACCTGCGCAAGGCGGACCCCCGGCTGCTCAGTAAGATCATCCAGAAGGAACACCCCCAGACCATCGCGTTCATCCTGTCGCACCTGGACGCGGCCAAGGCCGCCCACGCCATCTCGAGCCTGCCGAGCGAGCTGCAGGTGGAGGTGGCCCGGAGGATGGCGAGCCTGGAGGAGATCAGCCCCGAGGTGGTGAAGAAGGTCTCGGAGATCCTGGACAAGAAGATCGCCTCCATGGCCGGCTCGTCCATCGAGGTCCAGGGGGTGAAGACCGTGGCCGAGATCCTGAATCGGATGGGCCGCACCGAGTCCAAGAACATCCTGGACCGCATGGAGCAGGAGAACCCCGAGCTCGCCGCCCACATCCGGCAGCTCATGTTCGTGTTCGACGACATCCAGTACCTGCCCGACAAGGCGATCCAGGAGATCCTGAAGCGGGTCGACAAGAACGCCCTGGTGGTGGCCCTGAAGGGCGCGAGCCCCGAGCTCCGGGAGAAGTTCTTCCGGAACATGAGCTCCCGGGCCGTGGAGACCCTCAAGGAGGAGATGTCCTTCCTGGGGCCGGTCCGGGTGAGCGAGGTCACCGAGGCCCAGTCCACGATCACCGAGATCGTGCGCCAACTCGAAGAGGAAGGGGTGGTCGTGCTCGCCGGGGGCGATGAGGACGAGTACATCTGAGCCGCACCCCCTGCGGCAACCCGCCGCTCCGGCCCGATCGGGTCGGCCCCCCCCACACGAAGACAAGGGACCGGTCCCCATGGGCGAAAAGTCCTCCCCCCCGATTCGACCGTTTCGATGGGCCGACCTGGAGGCCGATTCCGTCGGCGCCGAGGGGCCGCAGGCCGCCCGGGGGGACGGGGTGCGTCGGTTCGAGCCCCAGGCCTTCGAAGATCGCGCCGACGAACCGCGGGGCAGCGAGGGATCGGCCGACCCCCGGGCGCCCGCCGACGGGGCGGCCCCCCCGGATCCCCTGGCGCGGGCCCGGGAGGAGGCCGAGCAGATCCTGCTGCGGGCCCGGGAGGAGGCCGGCAGGATCCGGGCCGCCGCCCGGGAGGAGGGGATCCGGCAGGGCCGGGAGGAGGCCCGGGCCGAGGCGGCCGAGCGGGCCGAGGCCCTGGAGGCCCTGCTGAGGGAGCTGGCCGGGTGGAAACCCCGGCTGTACGAGGAGGCTCGGGCCCAGGTGCTGGAGCTGGTTCTGGAGCTGGTGCGAAAGATGCTGGGGCCGCTCTCCGAACAGTGTGAAGGGACCGTGGTGCACGTGGTGGGGCGGGCCCTCCAGGCCCTGGCCGACCGGGAGCAGGTCACGGTGCGCGTGCACCCCACCGACCTGGAGGCGGTGGTGGAGGCCAAACCGACCCTGCTGGAGGCCGTGGACGGGATCCGCCAGCTCACCGTGGTGGAGGACCCGTCGGTGGGCCGGGGAGGGTGCCGGGTCCAGACGCCCACGGCGGAGATCGACGCCCGGCTGGACACCCAGCTCGAAGAGCTGGTCCGCGTGCTGCGGGGCGCCTGATGGGGTTGGACTTCGCGGCCGAGATCGAGGCGGTCCGCGAGGCGGACCTGCTGCGGCCCTACGGCAAGGTGCTGCAGGTGGTGGGCATGGTGGTGGAGGCCTCCGGCCCGGCGGCCCCGGTGGGGGACATCTGCCTCGTGTACCCGGAACAGGGGGGGCTCGAGCGGGACCGGGCGATCCCGTGCGAGGTGGTGGGGTTCCGGGAGGGACGGATCCTGCTGATGCCCTACGGCGAGATGCGGGGCATCCAGCCGGGAAGCCGGGTGGTGGCCACCCGCACCCAGAGCCTGTGCCAGGTCGGGGAGGAGCTCCTCGGCCGGGTCATCGACGGCACCGGAAACCCCATCGACGGAAAGGGACCGGCCCGCTGCCGCCGGAAGTACCCCTTGTACGGCCGCGACATCAACCCCATCGCCCGGGCCCGGATCCAAGATCCCCTGTCCACCGGGATCAAGGCGATCGACGGGCTCCTCACCCTGGGCAAGGGCCAGCGCATGGGCATCTTCGCCGGGAGCGGGGTGGGAAAGAGCGTCACGCTCGGCATCATCGCCCGCAACACCTCGGCCGACGTGAACGTGATCGCCCTGATCGGCGAGCGGGGCCGGGAGGTGCGGGAGTTCATCGAGCGGGACCTGGGGGAGGAGGGACTCCGCCGGTCGGTGGTGGTGGTGAGCACCTCGGAGAAGTCCCCCCTGGTCAAGGCCCGGGGGGCCCTGGTGGCCACCACGGTGGCCGAGTACTTCCGGGATCAGGGGATGGACGTGCTGCTGCTGATGGACTCGGTGACCCGGTTCGCCATGGCTCTGCGGGAGGTGGGGCTGGCCATCGGAGAGCCCCCCACCACCAAAGGATACACGCCCAGCGTGTTCGCGGCCCTGC
This is a stretch of genomic DNA from Deferrisoma camini S3R1. It encodes these proteins:
- a CDS encoding ATP-binding protein — translated: MTAVPEELREAMLRFQEATERLQGSYARLQDEVRELRRRLEAKDRELDRSLAERARLTNYLEHLLESVPSGVVAVDPEGRISTLNRAAQEITGFGPEAVGKPFSHVFRFEEPAEADLDALEAVSRPVVTLHRSDGRRVLLGLRVSPFRGEAGEVLGRVVVFQDVTRLRRLEEQEERNRRLVAMGQMAAGIAHEIRNPLGSLELFAHHLVEELRGTAHEDLAGQVLKGLQNLSRITGNLLLFARQVEPRCQTVDLREVVAEAALYARSAIRAKGARLEEDLRPAPVLADPDLVRQALLNVLLNAAQAVDSGGRVRVECAPVDSEEPPAVRVAVWDDGPGVPEAERERIFDPFYTTRARGVGLGLAIVQRIVAAHGGWVAVDGSPWGGARFTLSFPAERPGATPPEP
- the flgB gene encoding flagellar basal body rod protein FlgB, with product MGFLRAMDGVVGPLVEELRYRQRRQAMLAANVANADTPGYRALDVRFDRAMARHGLRLATTHPRHLGGARASGRQTVVAARGTPRRDGNDVDIDREMAKIAQNQIEYQFLTRMLGSRFRKLKEAITGRPTP
- the fliE gene encoding flagellar hook-basal body complex protein FliE, encoding MVKEIAGVGMPQAAESKAATGAKPAKDFGEFLAESLEKVDTLQQEADAAVTRAAQGEGDIQEAMVAVEKADVAFKLMMEVRQKILDAYQEIMRMQV
- the flgC gene encoding flagellar basal body rod protein FlgC, which translates into the protein MNGWFRVMDVSASALAAQRARMEAVASNLANAETTRTPEGGPYRRRDVVFEATPVAGTFDDVLAGAVRGVRVVDVAVDQSPPRLRYEPGHPDADAQGFVAYPNVEVPVEMVNLLSAARSYEANVTAIEATKNMLLRALEI
- the fliF gene encoding flagellar basal-body MS-ring/collar protein FliF, whose amino-acid sequence is MAFWDAGLAQARELWGRLTATQRLTLVGVTAALLAGLAALMLWAGTPEYTLLFSRLTPEDAYQVVEKLKAEGVPYRLESGGTAVFVPADRVYEIRLQLAGEGIPQGGLVGYEIFDRSSFGMTDFAQRVNYARALEGELTRTIRHMEGVQGARVHLVLPEKKLFETEKEPASASVVLQLAPGRALTAKQVRGVVYLVSSSVEGLSPERVTVVDTRGNVLYRQEGDEPGFLAASQLEYKRAFEKDMERRVRDLLERVMGAGSAVVQVAAEFDFSRVEETAETYDPEGVAVRSEERVSETTTGPTGPAGVPGVASNVGQGPTAQAGGKGGGSSRETETVNYEVSKRVTRMEKGPGTLKRLSVAVAVDGTYREGENGREFVPRSDEELARLKALVEKAVGADPQRGDAVEVTSIPFQPGEVEVARAGPWWTSPELLPYVRYGLILVLAVLVVFGVLKPLVRWLTRAPEAPEITEPLTVAEMEKRLEEEAEEEVRIEEEAPTETVRRELLKQRLLEMIRREPDVAAQLIRSWLTED
- a CDS encoding sigma-54-dependent transcriptional regulator, translating into MSDARHLLVVDDDPDMRLALELTLRKAGYRCTLAADGQEALDLLRRQGFDLVVTDLRMPRVGGIELLERMSAAAPHTPALVITAHGSVDAAVESMKRGAVDFLQKPFGPDVLLAKVSAVLGRPAAPRRGRPRTPFVAEDPAMERVLSLVEAAAATRATVLITGESGTGKEVVARRIHELSPWAEGPFVGVNCAAIPANLMESELFGHEKGAFTGATEARPGRFEQAQGGTLLLDEVSEMEPALQAKLLRVLQEREVERVGGRKTIPLELRVVATTNRDLPEEVRRGRFREDLYYRLQVIPIQVPPLRSRRRDILPLARHFLAAACRAYGLEEATLTAAAEKALLAHDWPGNVRELQNAVERAAVICRGGPVGPEHLFLEEAAVRPDGGIRVDGTLDEMERKIILAAYAQHGHNKKATARALGINVKTLRAKLRAYGVEGAEPGGEG